Part of the Brassica oleracea var. oleracea cultivar TO1000 chromosome C8, BOL, whole genome shotgun sequence genome is shown below.
TGCCATGTTTATTATGTATAATAAAATGTATATTTATTATAATTTTAAAATGTAAAAAATTAAAAAATAGAAATATTACATTAAACATATATCTNNNNNNNNNNNNNNNNNNNNNNNNNNNNNNNNNNNNNNNNNNNNNNNNNNNNNNNNNNNNNNNNNNNNNNNNNNNNNNNNNNNNNNNNNNNNNNNNNNNNNNNNNNNNNNNNNNNNNNNNNNNNNNNNNNNNNNNNNNNNNNNNNNNNNNNNNNNNNNNNNNNNNNNNNNNNNNNNNNNNNNNNNNNNNNNNNNNNNNNNNNNNNNNNNNNNNNNNNNNNNNNNNNNNNNNNNNNNNNNNNNNNNNNNNNNNNNNNNNNNNNNNNNNNNNNNNNNNNNNNNNNNNNNNNNNNNNNNNNNNNNNNNNNNNNNNNNNNNNNNNNNNNNNNNNNNNNNNNNNNNNNNNNNNNNNNNNNNNNNNNNNNNNNNNNNNNNNNNNNNNNNNNNNNNNNNNNNNNNNNNNNNNNNNNNNNNNNNNNNNNNNNNNNNNNNNNNNNNNNNNNNNNNNNNNNNNNNNNNNNNNNNNNNNNNNNNNNNNNNNNNNNNNNNNNNNNNNNNNNNNNNNNNNNNNNNNNNNNNNNNNNNNNNNNNNNNNNNNNNNNNNNNNNNNNNNNNNNNNNNNNNNNNNNNNNNNNNNNNNNNNNNNNNNNNNNNNNNNNNNNNNNNNNNNNNNNNNNNNNNNNNNNNNNNNNNNNNNNNNNNNNNNNNNNNNNNNNNNNNNNNNNNNNNNNNNNNNNNNNNNNNNNNNNNNNNNNNNNNNNNNNNNNNNNNNNNNNNNNNNNNNNNNNNNNNNNNNNNNNNNNNNNNNNNNNNNNNNNNNNNNNNNNNNNNNNNNNNNNNNNNNNNNNNNNNNNNNNNNNNNNNNNNNNNNNNNNNNNNNNNNNNNNNNNNNNNNNNNNNNNNNNNNNNNNNNNNNNNNNNNNNNNNNNNNNNNNNNNNNNNNNNNNNNNNNNNNNNNNNNNNNNNNNNNNNNNNNNNNNNNNNNNNNNNNNNNNNNNNNNNNNNNNNNNNNNNNNNNNNNNNNNNNNNNNNNNNNNNNNNNNNNNNNNNNNNNNNNNNNNNNNNNNNNNNNNNNNNNNNNNNNNNNNNNNNNNNNNNNNNNNNNNNNNNNNNNNNNNNNNNNNNNNNNNNNNNNNNNNNNNNNNNNNNNNNNNNNNNNNNNNNNNNNNNNNNNNNNNNNNNNNNNNNNNNNNNNNNNNNNNNNNNNNNNNNNNNNNNNNNNNNNNNNNNNNNNNNNNNNNNNNNNNNNNNNNNNNNNNNNNNNNNNNNNNNNNNNNNNNNNNNNNNNNNNNNNNNNNNNNNNNNNNNNNNNNNNNNNNNNNNNNNNNNNNNNNNNNNNNNNNNNNNNNNNNNNNNNNNNNNNNNNNNNNNNNNNNNNNNNNNNNNNNNNNNNNNNNNNNNNNNNNNNNNNNNNNNNNNNNNNNNNNNNNNNNNNNNNNNNNNNNNNNNNNNNNNNNNNNNNNNNNNNNNNNNNNNNNNNNNNNNNNNNNNNNNNNNNNNNNNNNNNNNNNNNNNNNNNNNNNNNNNNNNNNNNNNNNNNNNNNNNNNNNNNNNNNNNNNNNNNNNNNNNNNNNNNNNNNNNNNNNNNNNNNNNNNNNNNNNNNNNNNNNNNNNNNNNNNNNNNNNNNNNNNNNNNNNNNNNNNNNNNNNNNNNNNNNNNNNNNNNNNNNNNNNNNNNNNNNNNNNNNNNNNNNNNNNNNNNNNNNNNNNNNNNNNNNNNNNNNNNNNNNNNNNNNNNNNNNNNNNNNNNNNNNNNNNNNNNNNNNNNNNNNNNNNNNNNNNNNNNNNNNNNNNNNNNNNNNNNNNNNNNNNNNNNNNNNNNNNNNNNNNNNNNNNNNNNNNNNNNNNNNNNNNNNNNNNNNNNNNNNTATCTCTATATATATTTTATATAAGTACAAACTAAACATTATATTGTTGGTTTTATATTCACAATGGAAATACTTTTATTTTTCTTATTATTTTAATATAATTTAATACATTTTAATAATATTTAGTAAAATTATATCGAAAACCACATAACAATTCTATGAAACATAACAATATAAACCAGATAAGATAATAAAATAATATGAAAATCAATTTTCTAAAATTTAAGTAATTTATATACGGTAAAATCAAATATTTTCTTATTTTATTAATAAAAATATTTAAAAATAGAAAAAAACTAAAAAAGAAAACTTTTGTAAATTAATATCTCTATAAATTAATAAAATTTTAAAGTTCCAACATTATTAATTTATAGATGTTCTATTGTATATAGAACAATATCAGTTCAAATATATATTTTTCAAAGGAATAAATAATAAAAAAGTATATATCAAAATTAATTTTATTTTTAGTTAAGAATAAATTAAATATTTAAAATATATTATTTTTTTCATTTATTTGCATACCCCCGCCCGTAGGGCGGGTTGATCACTAGTCTTACAATAATAAAAGTTGAATATACTCATCAGCTAGTGTGTCCACGTCGGATTAATAATTCAGACCAATCATAGAGTTTTAAAGCGCCGTGTCAGAATATCTTCAAGACAAAAATGGTACTTCGTTTGGGCCGTGTATATATATTTTTCAAAAAGCAACTCAAGCCCATATTTGGGCTGTATTTATATTTTTCAAAAGGCAACTCAAGCCTATAAAGCATTCAGTCTAGGAAGCGTTAAATTTTGATTTCATGACTCTTCGACTTAAACGTCATAGCGTTACAGTAACTCAACCCACTCTGCATCAATCAATGATTGGCCGTTATCACAACCCACTCTCCATCATTCAATCATGTTCTTTACTACTCTTTTCATGCTTTCGTTTCAAATCCCTTTGTTTATCCTCTCCTATATAAATCATTGAATATCAAAATTTTGATCCAAGCAAAATACTCTTGAAACGTGTACTCGCAAACATTTAACAAATCTCTTTTTTCTATTACGATTTTGTCAAGGGTAGGTATATTCAGTAACGGATAAATATTCGGCTTTAAGTGAATCGGAGAAGGAAAGAAGGAGACCATATTGACAGACATGCGTTTGAAAAACGGATATAATTTTCGCAGACGATGATAACATCGGATTTGTGGATCTTCCAACCAAGATTAGAGGCGAGATCCAGAGCGGCAGACATGGACATGAAAATATGTACGGATGAATTTATATTATGCTCTTTAATCTTTTGTAATTGTTTCGTTCCACCTCCCCCTCTTCCTCCTTCTGTATAAAGTGCTCCATTTGATCTTCAGTCCAACCCTAATCAAAAACCTCCTCTGAAGAAGCTACCGCTACGGCCATGAAATCCAACGGAAAGTCTCCCGTCTCCACCGGAAAGTCACAAGCTGTGAAACCCTTGGAACAGAATCTACTGTAAGTAAATTCAATAATTCTTTTACTGAAGTTTCCAATGTGGAACATGAATATGTGAGTTGTCTAAATCTAGATGCTTTGTTCGTTTGTCTCAGTATCAGACGAAATCAAGGCTACAGATGTTGATGTGATCCCCAAGATAACGTTATTTTGACCCAAATCGATCTGACGACCTCCGTTAGTGACATAACTTCACATATACAAATATCATGATACTTAAATATCCCTTCACACAATCGGTAATATGTTCTTTCTTATATTCTAAAGTTTTTAGTTTTCAATGAAAGATAACTTCTGGAGAAAGAATTCACATTGACGGTATGGTGCCAGGTGCCCACACATCACTCCCATAACTTATGATGATTGCCTTCAGATCAGGCTCTGTTTTTCATATTTAAAAAGGATTGTCTTTTAAGTGTTTATGCAGGATGAAGAGAAGCGTTGAAACAGCAGAATCTGTGCATGCTTTTCATAGCAACGTCTCATCGCCTTGCTGATTTCATCTTCTCTCTTGGCAACCATTGCCTGCAATTGAGTGACAGAGAGAGAATAGACGTTAAGCTGAAGATCACATCTGATCTCAGGTTCGTAAATCAAATGAAAAATAACCTTCTTATCTTTTCTGACTTCATGGTGGAGAATAGGTTCAATAGAGGTATCACTGTGGAGAATAGGTTTCTTTTACTGCCGCTCTCTTTTTTTTTTTTTTAACTGTGACTTGGGAATTATCTTTTCTTATTGATTTTTTTCTCCAAAACACTGGCACTTATGAGGCGTGAGAGTGCCAGTGTTGTCATCGTAGTAGTAAAGTACGTTGATCCAGCTGGAGAGTGGCATGACTTATTAACCTTCTTCTTCCATTATTGTTAGAGTTCTCAAGTATTTTCCCTGTTAAACCCTGTCCCCATGTTATCTTACTTAATGACAATTTAGTTGCTCATTTTTTCAATTAGACAATTTTTTTTTTGTGTGGTATGTACGTAGCAATGATCCTTCCCAATGTGCATGCAAGACTAAAGTTGCATTCATTTCAGACTCGGATGCTTTTTCTGTCAGTAAAAGTGTTTCTCTTCTCTTTTACAGTATTTCTTTTATTTACAATGTTCTGAGGAATCACAAACGACAGAAATAATGTTGTAGTTCTTGCACATTTTTTTTTTGTCGCTTGACAAAATACAAATTGTTGTGTTATCGCGAAATGTAAATGAAATTGCAAAAGATCACTTTTTCTTTATACAAGCTGGAAGATGAAGTGGTACAAATATTTTCTTTAAAGGTCACTTAAGTTAAAGAAAGGGGATCAAATGATCTCAAGTGATTATGACGACAATGTAAAGCCTAACTAAAAGCGGTAAAAGGTGAAGAAAAGTTAGTGTTCAAAAGTGTTCATATTTGTGGAATAGTCCAATAAAGCTTATATTTGTGAATTTTTTTTTTTTAAAACACGTGAGTGTTGTTACGTATTTGCATGTAGAAAAAAACTTGCAACCTTTCAAATGAGGTATATATAGAGCAGTATCTCTTGGAAGTTTTTGAGAAAGATAATTTACTTCATCTTATATATATCTTTCAACAACCACTAGACCTTCTTCTGGCCGACTGAATGTATCCATGTATCATCCACTGTTATATTGGAGTGAGAGATTGACGATGATAGNNNNNNNNNNNNNNNNNNNNNNNNNNNNNNNNNNNNNNNNNNNNNNNNNNNNNNNNNNNNNNNNNNNNNNNNNNNNNNNNNNNNNNNNNNNNNNNNNNNNNNNNNNNNNNNNNNNNNNNNNNNNNNNNNNNNNNNNNNNNNNNNNNNNNNNNNNNNNNNNNNNNNNNNNNNNNNNNNNNNNNNNNNNNNNNNNNNNNNNNNNNNNNNNNNNNNNNNNNNNNNNNNNNNNNNNNNNNNNNNNNNNNNNNNNNNNNNNNNNNNNNNNNNNNNNNNNNNNNNNNNNNNNNNNNNNNNNNNNNNNNNNNNNNNNNNNNNNNNNNNNNNNNNNNNNNNNNNNNNNNNNNNNNNNNNNNNNNNNNNNNNNNNNNNNNNNNNNNNNNNNNNNNNNNNNNNNNNNNNNNNNNNNNNNNNNNNNNNNNNNNNNNNNNNNNNNNNNNNNNNNNNNNNNNNNNNNNNNNNNNNNNNNNNNNNNNNNNNNNNNNNNNNNNNNNNNNNNNNNNNNNNNNNNNNNNNNNNNNNNNNNNNNNNNNNNNNNNNNNNNNNNNNNNNNNNNNNNNNNNNNNNNNNNNNNNNNNNNNNNNNNNNNNNNNNNNNNNNNNNNNNNNNNNNNNNNNNNNNNNNNNNNNNNNNNNNNNNNNNNNNNNNNNNNNNNNNNNNNNNNNNNNNNNNNNNNNNNNNNNNNNNNNNNNNNNNNNNNNNNNNNNNNNNNNNNNNNNNNNNNNNNNNNNNNNNNNNNNNNNNNNNNNNNNNNNNNNNNNNNNNNNNNNNNNNNNNNNNNNNNNNNNNNNNNNNNNNNNNNNNNNNNNNNNNNNNNNNNNNNNNNNNNNNNNNNNNNNNNNNNNNNNNNNNNNNNNNNNNNNNNNNNNNNNNNNNNNNNNNNNNNNNNNNNNNNNNNNNNNNNNNNNNNNNNNNNNNNNNNNNNNNNNNNNNNNNNNNNNNNNNNNNNNNNNNNNNNNNNNNNNNNNNNNNNNNNNNNNNNNNNNNNNNNNNNNNNNNNNNNNNNNNNNNNNNNNNNNNNNNNNNNNNNNNNNNNNNNNNNNNNNNNNNNNNNNNNNNNNNNNNNNNNNNNNNNNNNNNNNNNNNNNNNNNNNNNNNNNNNNNNNNNNNNNNNNNNNNNNNNNNNNNNNNNNNNNNNNNNNNNNNNNNNNNNNNNNNNNNNNNNNNNNNNNNNNNNNNNNNNNNNNNNNNNNNNNNNNNNNNNNNNNNNNNNNNNNNNNNNNNNNNNNNNNNNNNNNNNNNNNNNNNNNNNNNNNNNNNNNNNNNNNNNNNNNNNNNNNNNNNNNNNNNNNNNNNNNNNNNNNNNNNNNNNNNNNNNNNNNNNNNNNNNNNNNNNNNNNNNNNNNNNNNNNNNNNNNNNNNNNNNNNNNNNNNNNNNNNNNNNNNNNNNNNNNNNNNNNNNNNNNNNNNNNNNNNNNNNNNNNNNNNNNNNNNNNNNNNNNNNNNNNNNNNNNNNNNNNNNNNNNNNNNNNNNNNNNNNNNNNNNNNNNNNNNNNNNNNNNNNNNNNNNNNNNNNNNNNNNNNNNNNNNNNNNNNNNNNNNNNNNNNNNNNNNNNNNNNCGTGGAAAACAGAGGGAGAAACCCAGATAGAAATAACCGGAGTAATGGCAGATTGATGTCAAGGAATGAACGGGGTCAGTCCAAATTCCGACAGCCTGCAGAGTGCTGGAATTGTGGAAAGACAGGTCACATTAAGAAGAATTGCCGAGCATCACCGAAGAAGGAAGACAACACTAGAGGCGGAGCCAATGTAGTGACACGTGAAATCGCTGATGCATTGGTAGTGTCTGTTGATTCCCCGAGGAAAATTGAAGCTCGGGATGCAGCTACAAGTACCACCAAAGCGTCAATATCATATGTTGATAGCCCAGTCGATTCATGGGTTCTTGATTCAGGAGCGTCATTCTACACCACACCGCACCATAACATTATGGAGAATTATGTTGCGGGAAATTACGGAAAGGTATATCTTGCTGATGGATTACCTTTGGACATAGTTGGTATTGGAGATATCAACCTGAAAATGTCAGACGGACGAGTGTGGAAGATTACGAAGGTCAGACATGTGCCAAAGTTGATGCGAAAGCTGATCTCAGTAGGTCAACTTGATGATACGGGGCACGATGTTAATTTTGGTGGTGGAGCCTGGAGAGTCAAGAAAGGTTCCATGGTGGTGGCTAGAGGTCATAAAAGAGGCACTCTTTATATGACGACGAGTTATCAAGACACTGTTGCTGTTGTCGAGAATGCCAAACATACCAAGTTGTGGCATTGTAGGTTGGGGCACATGAGTGAGAAAGGGATGAAACTAATGGTGGAAAATTGTGCTCTTCCGGATCTGAAGACGGTGGATCATCAGATGTGTGAAAGCTGCATCCTTGGAAAACAGAAACGGGTTAGTTTCTCTAAAGGAGGAAGAGAGCCAAAATCTGAGAAGTTAGAGCTGGTGCACACTGACGTGTGGGGACCCGCTCCTGTTGCATCGCTGGGAGGTTCATACTACTATGTGACCTTTATTGATGACTCCACAAGAAAAGTGTGGGTTTACTTCATGAAGAACAAGCATGAAGTGTTTTCGGTTTTCAAAATATGGAAAGCCATGGTTGAGATTGAGACGAATCTCAAGTTGAAGTGTCTAAGGTCTGATAATGGTGGTGAGTACATCAGCGGCGAGTTCAAGAGATATTGCGCTGATAATGGGATCAAGATGGAGAAGACTATTCCTGGAACGCCTCAACAGAATGGAATAGCGGAAANNNNNNNNNNNNNNNNNNNNNNNNNNNNNNNNNNNNNNNNNNNNNNNNNNNNNNNNNNNNNNNNNNNNNNNNNNNNNNNNNNNNNNNNNNNNNNNNNNNNNNNNNNNNNNNNNNNNNNNNNNNNNNNNNNNNNNNNNNNNNNNNNNNNNNNNNNNNNNNNNNNNNNNNNNNNNNNNNNNNNNNNNNNNNNNNNNNNNNNNNNNNNNNNNNNNNNNNNNNNNNNNNNNNNNNNNNNNNNNNNNNNNNNNNNNNNNNNNNNNNNNNNNNNNNNNNNNNNNNNNNNNNNNNNNNNNNNNNNNNNNNNNNNNNNNNNNNNNNNNNNNNNNNNNNNNNNNNNNNNNNNNNNNNNNNNNNNNNNNNNNNNNNNNNNNNNNNNNNNNNNNNNNNNNNNNNNNNNNNNNNNNNNNNNNNNNNNNNNNNNNNNNNNNNNNNNNNNNNNNNNNNNNNNNNNNNNNNCTTCTTCTTCTTCTTCTTCTTCTTCTTCTTCTTCTTCTTCTTCTTCTTCTTCTTCTTCTTCTTCTTCTTCTTCTTCTTCTTCTTCTTCTTCTTCTTCTTCTTCTTCTTCTTCTTCTTCTTCTTCTTCTTCTTCTTCTTCTTCTTCTTCTTCTTCTTCTTCTTCTTCTTCTTCTTCTTCTTCTTCTTCTTCTTCTTCTTCTTCTTCTTCTTCTTCTTCTTCTTCTTCTTCTTCTTCTTCTTCTTCTTCTTCTTCTTCTTCTTCTTCTTCTTCTTCTTCTTCTTCTTCTTCTTCTTCTTCTTCTTCTTCTTCTTCTTCTTCTTCTTCTTCTTCTTCTTCTTCTTCTTCTTCTTCTTCTTCTTCTTCTTCTTCTTCTTCTTCTTCTTCTTCTTCTTCTTCTTCTTCTTCTTCTTCTTCTTCTTCTTCTTCTTCTTCTTCTTCTTCTTCTTCTTCTTCTTCTTCTTCCTCCTCCTCGAGTTTGTCCTCGGGGGTGTCTCAAGAACCCGTCAGAGCAGAGCCTATTAGGGAAGTTGACCCTATTAAGTGTAAGTAAAAAAAACACGTTTTACGTGTTGGTCGGCATGGACGGTGAGCTGAAATTGTTGACGTTGGTTTTGTCAAAGATTGTGAGCCACCAAACACCTTCTTCATGCTTATAAAAGGAGAGCTGAGGTGAAGAGGAAAGACATCCCAAAACAAGAAAACAGAGAGAAAACGAGAGAAGAGAAGAAGAAGAAGAAAAAAAAAACTTTTTTTTTCTCATAAAAATTCTTCTTTCAGAAATTACGAGTAATTTCTGAGTGTATTTGGAATCGGGGTGTGAGTTGTGAGCTTGTAAAATTTCTCTGGTTGATAATAAAAGATCTGTAGCAGGTCCGGAGACGTAGGCAACATTGGCCGAACTCCGTTAACAATTTTGTGTGTGTGCTTCTTTCCCGCTCCCATAAATTTTGGTTTACTGCAAAAATTTGACCGCATATTTCCTAACAGTATCATCCACTGTTATATTGGAGTGAGAGATTGACGATGATAGCTTTCACTCGGAAACGATCTTATTTGATTCACTACAAATCAAAACATAGAGGAGAGGGGTTGAGTAAGTTAAAGCTTAAGAACTAACTTTGGAAAGCGTTCTCTCTGAACTCCACAAACAATGATGTCTAAAAAGCCATGATTGCTAAGAATATCTAAGAATATATAATATATAGCTCTAGAAATCATGAGTAAGATGAAATCATGCAAAAAATATTTTTAGAAATCATATGATTTCCCAAAAAATGAATGCTAACTAGCTAAGACCGGGTTCAAAAAGAATTATATATTTCACGCATTCATTTACATTATATTAGGTAACAAAAACTATAAAGTATAATTACATCACGCAGTCTAATATTGTATGAAGCATAAATATAAAGTTCTATTTTTCAAAAATATATTAAATTTACTTTATCAAGCAAAAACATATATATAATTTAACATGTTCTATTAGTATTTTATAGAAATGTTTTTTTTAAATAACAAAACCTGCGTGTAATATTTAAAAAATGAGACATCAGTAGTAATAGGTAATTTTATCTATGTTAAAACAAGACGACATCTCCAAATTATTTACCACTTTAGATCTCTCTAGAATTAATCTAAAAGTTTTACACCATTAATATGTTTTAAATACATCATAAAAATGTACAAAATCTCTAGCCCAGTAAACTGGATAAACCAGTAACCACATTGTTTATCTTAAGTAAAATTCTAGAAGAGAACACCATATTTGTTTTGCCTCATACTGAAAAAATTATGAAATTTACAAAGTCTTAAATCTAATGGTACGTCTGAGTGACATGTAATTCAGGCTAAGACCGCATCCACATATTAATACATATCATCAAAGTAACAACAATACAAAAAAATAATATAATTATCGCTGATATATATAATGTTGGAGATAGTCTATTTTCAAACGAAAAAATGTTCAAACCAATATAATTCAGTATAATATATATTAACATGCAAAATTATATAAAAAATACGATCTTAAGATACATAATATTTTATATTGTTAATAATTATTTAATTCATCGTATATTTACATATAAGACTATACAAAATTAAAAATTTCAAATATGTATCATCTTACATAATTAATAATACATGTTTGTTTTAATGTCACAAAAATAAAATAATGATAATATAGTTGTCCAACAAGTAAATATTTTGAAAACAATATATTAGTTCATCACAACAAATAAAAACAAAAACATCCACTGCCAATAAAATTCTCTAAATAGAATTATTAATTTATGGTGTGAAGTGAAAACCGTTGATAATAGTCGAAATTATATGGACTACAAGGTTATAATTCATAAGAGTTGAAAATTTTAAAACGTGTTTGAATATCATTTAATTAAGTTATTATTTACATTATTTAGCCTGAATAATATGTTACATTGAAAATACCCAAATTTAAGTGAATTAATCATATAAGCATTGTTTAATTGCTGCTAAAACATATCTCAATCGTTATTATGCTAGATGATTCATAACAATCATTAACCCAAAATTTTATAAAAAAATAAACAAACAATACTTATTATGCTAGATGATTTATGACTATTTTTCTTATCAATTTTTGGTAACATTATTAGTCGCTTAAACACCAGTAACACAATTTTATTTCACGACATAACTAACATCACCAAAAAAAACAACTCAGTACAAAAAGATAGTGTTGAAAATTCAGCTTCATCCAATTAAAGAAGTTCATCAACAAAACCAAAACAAAATACACTTCAAAACTAGAAATCGATCAAAATTATTGCCAGTATCACTTTTCTTTGTCAAACTCTAAGGAAATAAGAGTCAAGTCAATACATGAGTTAGAGCTACATTTCCCGTCTACAGCTCATAAAAAATAATCGAGAAAACACAACTAAGAAAAACTTTCCGACATCATCTGAGCTGTCTTTGTATTCTAATACAATTTTGGTAGTTGGGTAAACTAATAAAAAAAATCATTACAAAATAATTAGAAAAAATTATATGCAACATTCAAAAACAACAAAAATCACAGTATGTTTCCCCTCATATATTATATACCCTACATACTACATAGTTTATATACATAAATTTTTTTGTAATATTTTATATTCACACAACAAAATTAATTATAGAAATTAAAGTAATTATCCGTGCGTAGCGCAGAAAACGATCTAGTTAATATAAAGAAAAAGAAAGAGACCAAAAGCACAAAACTACATAAGCACACTAATTAATATTAGTTCAATACTACCATCCTATCACATCTTCAAATGTCTTAAAATAGAGAGACCAAAAGCACAAAGTACATAGTCATCACTAGTTAAATACTACTACATCCGATGTCTTAAATAGAGACCAAAAGCACACAACACATAAGCATCACTAATTAATAGTTAAAATACTACTATCCGATAGGCATCTTCAAATGTCTTAAATAGAGTTGGTAATCAACTCGTGGGGGAAGAGCGGAGGCCACGGTCCGCCAAAGCCGTTGCTGCTGCTGCAATCCAGCAATCACCTTGGATGCTCAATGTTCCTGTAGCTTCGTTGATGACTCGTCTCACCACAGCTTGGTAGTGATAAGGCTCACCAGTCCGAAGAGACTTGACCACGTCTTTATATGCTATGTAGATGACAGCAGCTCTAGACATGAGACTTGGAGGCTCCTTATCATCTAGAGACTCTATGGCTACTTGGACAATATCCAAGTCAAACTTGGAGAGATCCCGCTGCAGCAACAAGATTTTATATTAACACCAAATAGATTATTGATATGCTAACAAACTGAAAGTGAGAGAGCATATAAAACTTACAGCTTTGATTTTCCTATGGGAAGTACAGATTGCAAGTTCCACATACAAAGAAATCCAATCACATTGCAACTCAGATTCATTCAACTGCCAAAAAAAAAAATATATATATTAGTAATTTAGTACAACGCCTAAAGCAAAACAAATACATGTTACCATGTAAAAACGCTTTGTGTCGCTGAAAGCAATCTCATAGGAGAGCCATGGAATTATTGACGAGGGCCAATCAACCAATCTGTCTTGGTATGTAGCTGACACCGGCTCGGAATGTGGACGTAAGAAAGGAGTTGACTCCTTCTTTGAACTCTCGGTCCTTATGTGATATGTCAAATATAGTCAGCAAAAATAGTGAAATTGATTAATGTATCAACAAAGCAACTTTTACCTTGAGGTCTAGAGATGGGGCATGTCAAATCTAAATATCCAAGACGTTCTTCCTCTACGAGAACCTGAAAGATCTGCTGCAAACCGCTAGAGGGAAGGCGCGCAACCAAGGTTATGTAGTAAGGAGATGCAGCACTACGAATGTTGAATGTCATTAAGCTATCTAGCTCAAAGTTTGTCCCCTACAACAGATTAGAAACA
Proteins encoded:
- the LOC106310696 gene encoding UPF0725 protein EMB2204-like codes for the protein MSQSCVRMEELDFFNFPEGFPPRRGGYGLIHVECGGGRAYPNSALVKFYAKLGLHRYNWLEGTNFELDSLMTFNIRSAASPYYITLVARLPSSGLQQIFQVLVEEERLGYLDLTCPISRPQGTESSKKESTPFLRPHSEPVSATYQDRLVDWPSSIIPWLSYEIAFSDTKRFYMLNESELQCDWISLYVELAICTSHRKIKARDLSKFDLDIVQVAIESLDDKEPPSLMSRAAVIYIAYKDVVKSLRTGEPYHYQAVVRRVINEATGTLSIQGDCWIAAAATALADRGLRSSPTS